A single Nomia melanderi isolate GNS246 chromosome 13, iyNomMela1, whole genome shotgun sequence DNA region contains:
- the LOC116433444 gene encoding casein kinase I isoform X3, whose protein sequence is MAYIPYQLAMSVAKNDFIVGSKYRLVRKIGSGSFGDIYLGINISNGEEVAVKLENTRARHPQLLYESKLYKILHGGVGIPHIRWYGQERDYNVLVMDLLGPSLEDLFTFCSRRFTIKTVLMLADQMIGRIEYVHCKHFIHRDIKPDNFLMGIGRHCNKLFLIDFGLAKKFRDSRTRMHIIYREDKNLTGTARYASINAHLGIEQSRRDDMESLGYVLMYFNRGSLPWQGLKAATKKQKYEKISEKKMSTPVEVLCKGFPAEFAMYLNYTRGLRFEESPDYMYLRQLFRILFRTLNHQYDYTFDWTMLKQKTSLATTLGVATGGLGVTPQAAQGQGQALGQTPAKANDQSGAR, encoded by the exons ATGGCGTATATACCCTACCAG TTGGCGATGTCAGTagcaaaaaatgattttatcgtGGGTAGCAAGTACAGGCTGGTGAGGAAGATTGGCTCAGGATCCTTCGGCGACATATACCTCGGCATCAACATCTCTAATGGCGAG GAAGTTGCTGTTAAGTTGGAAAACACGCGTGCTAGACATCCACAACTCTTGTATGAGTCGAAgttgtataaaattttacacGGCGGAGTAGGCATACCTCACATACGTTG GTATGGACAAGAACGGGACTATAATGTACTTGTTATGGACCTTTTGGGTCCATCTCTCGAAGACCTTTTTACGTTCTGCTCAAGGAGGTTTAcaattaaaacagttttaatgTTGGCAGATCAAATGATTGGTAGGATCGAATATGTTCACTGCAAACATTTTATCCACAGAGATATTAAACCAGACAATTTTTTAATGGGTATTGGTCGTCATTGTAACAAG CTGTTTCTTATTGATTTTGGATTAGCTAAAAAATTTAGAGATAGTCGCACAAGAATGCATATAATATATCGGGAAGATAAAAATTTGACAGGAACAGCAAGGTATGCTTCGATCAATGCACACCTTGGAATAGAACAGAGTCGTCGTGATGACATGGAATCCCTTGGCTATGTGCTTATGTATTTTAATCGTGGATCTTTACCCTGGCAAGGGCTCAAAGCTGCCACGAAAAAGCAGAAATATGAGAAAATAAGTGAAAAAAAGATGTCCACGCCAGTAGAAGTTTTATGTAAA GGATTCCCTGCAGAGTTCGCCATGTATTTAAACTACACTCGGGGTTTACGTTTCGAGGAAAGTCCAGATTATATGTATCTTCGCCAACTTTTCCGTATACTTTTCCGTACGTTAAATCATCAGTATGATTACACGTTCGATTGGACAATGCTAAAACAAAAGACATCACTTGCCACTACTCTCGGAGTAGCTACGGGAGGATTAGGTGTAACACCTCAGGCTGCTCAAGGGCAAGGGCAAGCCCTTGGTCAGACTCCTGCTAAGGCCAATGATCAATCAG GAGCACGTTAA
- the LOC116433444 gene encoding casein kinase I isoform X1: MAYIPYQLAMSVAKNDFIVGSKYRLVRKIGSGSFGDIYLGINISNGEEVAVKLENTRARHPQLLYESKLYKILHGGVGIPHIRWYGQERDYNVLVMDLLGPSLEDLFTFCSRRFTIKTVLMLADQMIGRIEYVHCKHFIHRDIKPDNFLMGIGRHCNKLFLIDFGLAKKFRDSRTRMHIIYREDKNLTGTARYASINAHLGIEQSRRDDMESLGYVLMYFNRGSLPWQGLKAATKKQKYEKISEKKMSTPVEVLCKGFPAEFAMYLNYTRGLRFEESPDYMYLRQLFRILFRTLNHQYDYTFDWTMLKQKTSLATTLGVATGGLGVTPQAAQGQGQALGQTPAKANDQSGAYSYIKNDTNHDAPTYFLIEDC, encoded by the exons ATGGCGTATATACCCTACCAG TTGGCGATGTCAGTagcaaaaaatgattttatcgtGGGTAGCAAGTACAGGCTGGTGAGGAAGATTGGCTCAGGATCCTTCGGCGACATATACCTCGGCATCAACATCTCTAATGGCGAG GAAGTTGCTGTTAAGTTGGAAAACACGCGTGCTAGACATCCACAACTCTTGTATGAGTCGAAgttgtataaaattttacacGGCGGAGTAGGCATACCTCACATACGTTG GTATGGACAAGAACGGGACTATAATGTACTTGTTATGGACCTTTTGGGTCCATCTCTCGAAGACCTTTTTACGTTCTGCTCAAGGAGGTTTAcaattaaaacagttttaatgTTGGCAGATCAAATGATTGGTAGGATCGAATATGTTCACTGCAAACATTTTATCCACAGAGATATTAAACCAGACAATTTTTTAATGGGTATTGGTCGTCATTGTAACAAG CTGTTTCTTATTGATTTTGGATTAGCTAAAAAATTTAGAGATAGTCGCACAAGAATGCATATAATATATCGGGAAGATAAAAATTTGACAGGAACAGCAAGGTATGCTTCGATCAATGCACACCTTGGAATAGAACAGAGTCGTCGTGATGACATGGAATCCCTTGGCTATGTGCTTATGTATTTTAATCGTGGATCTTTACCCTGGCAAGGGCTCAAAGCTGCCACGAAAAAGCAGAAATATGAGAAAATAAGTGAAAAAAAGATGTCCACGCCAGTAGAAGTTTTATGTAAA GGATTCCCTGCAGAGTTCGCCATGTATTTAAACTACACTCGGGGTTTACGTTTCGAGGAAAGTCCAGATTATATGTATCTTCGCCAACTTTTCCGTATACTTTTCCGTACGTTAAATCATCAGTATGATTACACGTTCGATTGGACAATGCTAAAACAAAAGACATCACTTGCCACTACTCTCGGAGTAGCTACGGGAGGATTAGGTGTAACACCTCAGGCTGCTCAAGGGCAAGGGCAAGCCCTTGGTCAGACTCCTGCTAAGGCCAATGATCAATCAGGTGCTTAttcttatattaaaaatgatacgaATCACGATGCCCCAACGTATTTCCTGATAGAAGattgttaa
- the LOC116433444 gene encoding casein kinase I isoform X2, whose protein sequence is MLAMSVAKNDFIVGSKYRLVRKIGSGSFGDIYLGINISNGEEVAVKLENTRARHPQLLYESKLYKILHGGVGIPHIRWYGQERDYNVLVMDLLGPSLEDLFTFCSRRFTIKTVLMLADQMIGRIEYVHCKHFIHRDIKPDNFLMGIGRHCNKLFLIDFGLAKKFRDSRTRMHIIYREDKNLTGTARYASINAHLGIEQSRRDDMESLGYVLMYFNRGSLPWQGLKAATKKQKYEKISEKKMSTPVEVLCKGFPAEFAMYLNYTRGLRFEESPDYMYLRQLFRILFRTLNHQYDYTFDWTMLKQKTSLATTLGVATGGLGVTPQAAQGQGQALGQTPAKANDQSGAYSYIKNDTNHDAPTYFLIEDC, encoded by the exons ATG TTGGCGATGTCAGTagcaaaaaatgattttatcgtGGGTAGCAAGTACAGGCTGGTGAGGAAGATTGGCTCAGGATCCTTCGGCGACATATACCTCGGCATCAACATCTCTAATGGCGAG GAAGTTGCTGTTAAGTTGGAAAACACGCGTGCTAGACATCCACAACTCTTGTATGAGTCGAAgttgtataaaattttacacGGCGGAGTAGGCATACCTCACATACGTTG GTATGGACAAGAACGGGACTATAATGTACTTGTTATGGACCTTTTGGGTCCATCTCTCGAAGACCTTTTTACGTTCTGCTCAAGGAGGTTTAcaattaaaacagttttaatgTTGGCAGATCAAATGATTGGTAGGATCGAATATGTTCACTGCAAACATTTTATCCACAGAGATATTAAACCAGACAATTTTTTAATGGGTATTGGTCGTCATTGTAACAAG CTGTTTCTTATTGATTTTGGATTAGCTAAAAAATTTAGAGATAGTCGCACAAGAATGCATATAATATATCGGGAAGATAAAAATTTGACAGGAACAGCAAGGTATGCTTCGATCAATGCACACCTTGGAATAGAACAGAGTCGTCGTGATGACATGGAATCCCTTGGCTATGTGCTTATGTATTTTAATCGTGGATCTTTACCCTGGCAAGGGCTCAAAGCTGCCACGAAAAAGCAGAAATATGAGAAAATAAGTGAAAAAAAGATGTCCACGCCAGTAGAAGTTTTATGTAAA GGATTCCCTGCAGAGTTCGCCATGTATTTAAACTACACTCGGGGTTTACGTTTCGAGGAAAGTCCAGATTATATGTATCTTCGCCAACTTTTCCGTATACTTTTCCGTACGTTAAATCATCAGTATGATTACACGTTCGATTGGACAATGCTAAAACAAAAGACATCACTTGCCACTACTCTCGGAGTAGCTACGGGAGGATTAGGTGTAACACCTCAGGCTGCTCAAGGGCAAGGGCAAGCCCTTGGTCAGACTCCTGCTAAGGCCAATGATCAATCAGGTGCTTAttcttatattaaaaatgatacgaATCACGATGCCCCAACGTATTTCCTGATAGAAGattgttaa
- the MetRS-m gene encoding methionyl-tRNA synthetase, mitochondrial isoform X1, with the protein MAIFLRNTKRLLWSLSTFRKNVRTNLRVSNKRFIAMSHRRFEKVLEDLQKNPFFDKYAEKIAKLQKTSPAEFLQRVESQEKKLQEKKVSVHQSNTCHAQSLWTFPFSKGKTQMPWAHIPKSHFSDNAAKSIYITAPIFYVNNGPHIGHLYSAVFADAMARFYFMLGHSVVLSTGTDEHGTKVERAASDKNTPTLKYCDKISKHFRDMCDLYNIRYSRFIRTTDNDHVEAVQHFWNCLNKNGYIYSGKYSGWYSVTDEAFVSESEVIEKTDDVGNIIRVTANSENRVEWTEEKTYKFRLSSFQDDLKHWLKSENTVKPAIYHKSLLTWIDQGLQDLSISRPIDRVPWAIRTPSNESDTIYVWLDALVNYLTSVGYPDSSFKQFWPPIHVVGKDILKFHGIYWPAFLMAVGLEPPKRLFCHGHWTIDDKKISKSTGNVISPFTVSDEFTTDGFRYFLLREAVPHSNANYSSRKTRFVLNAELANTFGNLLNRCLSRGVNPQRIISNKVNYKSFLTSDEAIENIKLLEELSDETKRFYEEGQYRNVVDSVMNMLRATNAMFSHHQPWTLRRSPSKIMEFEAVSFLTIESMRVASLILHPIIPRLTNKLLDVFQVPLEKRTWENTKPFHITDSFDGRMTRVIEPNLHFFQRLRTDL; encoded by the exons ATGGCAATATTTCTACGAAATACAAAACGGTTGTTATGGTCGCTGTCAACATTTAGGAAAAACGTTCGAACAAATCTGAGAGTCAGTAATAAAAGATTCATCGCGATGAGCCACAGGAGATTTGAAAAAGTTTTAGAAGATCTTCAGAAGAATCCTTTTTTTGACAAGTATGCCGAAAAAATAGCAAAACTTCAGAAAACCAGTCCTGCAGAGTTTTTACAGCGAGTCGAATCTCAGGAgaagaaattacaagaaaagAAAG TTTCAGTTCATCAATCAAACACATGTCATGCCCAATCCTTATGGACATTCCCATTTTCTAAAGGAAAAACTCAAATGCCATGGGCGCACATTCCAAAAAGTCATTTTTCTGATAATGCAGCTAAAAGCATATACATTACTGCACCCATATTTTACGTTAACAATG GGCCTCACATTGGACACCTTTATAGCGCAGTTTTTGCAGATGCTATGGctagattttattttatgctaGGACACTCTGTAGTTCTCAGCACAGGTACAGATGAGCATGGTACTAAAGTTGAAAGGGCTGCATCTGACAAGAACACGCCGACATTGAAGTATTGTGATAAAATTTCAAAGCACTTCAGAGACATGTGTGATCTGTATAACATTAGATATTCACGATTCATTAGGACTACCGATAACGATCACGTGGAGGCTGTTCAACACTTTTGG AATTGTCTAAATAAAAACGGATATATTTACTCGGGAAAATATTCTGGATGGTACAGCGTAACCGATGAAGCATTCGTATCGGAATCGGAAGTAATAGAGAAAACGGATGACGTAGGAAATATTATTCGTGTAACTGCGAATTCAGAGAATCGAGTGGAATGGACAGAAGAAAAAACTTATAAATTTCGACTTTCATCTTTCCAGGATGATTTGAAGCACTGGCTGAAAAGCG AAAATACAGTAAAACCGGCAATATACCATAAGAGTTTGCTTACGTGGATCGACCAAGGTCTACAAGACTTAAGTATTTCTAGACCTATCGACAGAGTGCCATGGGCCATTCGTACGCCTTCCAATGAGTCTGATACAATATACGTATGGTTAGATGCTTTAGTGAATTATTTGACCTCGGTAGGATATCCGGACAGCTCGTTTAAACAGTTTTGGCCACCTATTCAC GTGGTCGGGaaagatatattaaaatttcacgGCATATATTGGCCAGCATTTCTAATGGCTGTCGGTCTTGAACCGCCAAAGAGACTTTTCTGTCACGGACATTGGACCATTGATgataagaaaatatcaaaatctaCGGGAAATGTAATTTCGCCCTTTACCGTTAGTGATGAATTCACGACGGACGGTTTCAGGTATTTTCTCTTGCGAGAAGCAGTACCGCACTCAAATGCAA ACTACAGTTCACGAAAAACTCGATTCGTACTGAACGCCGAGCTTGCCAATACTTTCGGGAATTTATTGAATCGATGTTTGAGCCGAGGTGTCAATCCACAgagaataatatctaataaagtAAACTATAAAAGTTTCTTAACGTCCGACGAAGCTATCGAGAATATAAAACTGTTGGAAGAACTTAGCGACGAAACTAAACGATTTTACGAGGAAGGTCAATACCGCAATGTGGTTGACAGTGTAATGAATATGTTGAGGGCTACAAATGCGATGTTCAGTCATCATCAGCCGTGGACGTTACGTCGATCTCCTTCCAAGATCATGGAATTCGAAGCTGTCTCGTTTCTGACCATTGAAAGCATGCGCGTCGCTAGTTTAATATTACATCCGATCATACCAAGACTGACCAACAAACTTTTAGACGTATTTCAAGTTCCGTTAGAGAAACGTACTTGGGAAAACACGAAACCGTTTCATATAACAGATTCTTTCGATGGAAGGATGACACGTGTAATAGAACCGAATCTACACTTTTTCCAGAGATTACGTACAGACCTGTAA
- the MetRS-m gene encoding methionyl-tRNA synthetase, mitochondrial isoform X2, with protein sequence MAIFLRNTKRLLWSLSTFRKNVRTNLRVSNKRFIAMSHRRFEKVLEDLQKNPFFDKYAEKIAKLQKTSPAEFLQRVESQEKKLQEKKVSVHQSNTCHAQSLWTFPFSKGKTQMPWAHIPKSHFSDNAAKSIYITAPIFYVNNGPHIGHLYSAVFADAMARFYFMLGHSVVLSTGTDEHGTKVERAASDKNTPTLKTTDNDHVEAVQHFWNCLNKNGYIYSGKYSGWYSVTDEAFVSESEVIEKTDDVGNIIRVTANSENRVEWTEEKTYKFRLSSFQDDLKHWLKSENTVKPAIYHKSLLTWIDQGLQDLSISRPIDRVPWAIRTPSNESDTIYVWLDALVNYLTSVGYPDSSFKQFWPPIHVVGKDILKFHGIYWPAFLMAVGLEPPKRLFCHGHWTIDDKKISKSTGNVISPFTVSDEFTTDGFRYFLLREAVPHSNANYSSRKTRFVLNAELANTFGNLLNRCLSRGVNPQRIISNKVNYKSFLTSDEAIENIKLLEELSDETKRFYEEGQYRNVVDSVMNMLRATNAMFSHHQPWTLRRSPSKIMEFEAVSFLTIESMRVASLILHPIIPRLTNKLLDVFQVPLEKRTWENTKPFHITDSFDGRMTRVIEPNLHFFQRLRTDL encoded by the exons ATGGCAATATTTCTACGAAATACAAAACGGTTGTTATGGTCGCTGTCAACATTTAGGAAAAACGTTCGAACAAATCTGAGAGTCAGTAATAAAAGATTCATCGCGATGAGCCACAGGAGATTTGAAAAAGTTTTAGAAGATCTTCAGAAGAATCCTTTTTTTGACAAGTATGCCGAAAAAATAGCAAAACTTCAGAAAACCAGTCCTGCAGAGTTTTTACAGCGAGTCGAATCTCAGGAgaagaaattacaagaaaagAAAG TTTCAGTTCATCAATCAAACACATGTCATGCCCAATCCTTATGGACATTCCCATTTTCTAAAGGAAAAACTCAAATGCCATGGGCGCACATTCCAAAAAGTCATTTTTCTGATAATGCAGCTAAAAGCATATACATTACTGCACCCATATTTTACGTTAACAATG GGCCTCACATTGGACACCTTTATAGCGCAGTTTTTGCAGATGCTATGGctagattttattttatgctaGGACACTCTGTAGTTCTCAGCACAGGTACAGATGAGCATGGTACTAAAGTTGAAAGGGCTGCATCTGACAAGAACACGCCGACATTGAA GACTACCGATAACGATCACGTGGAGGCTGTTCAACACTTTTGG AATTGTCTAAATAAAAACGGATATATTTACTCGGGAAAATATTCTGGATGGTACAGCGTAACCGATGAAGCATTCGTATCGGAATCGGAAGTAATAGAGAAAACGGATGACGTAGGAAATATTATTCGTGTAACTGCGAATTCAGAGAATCGAGTGGAATGGACAGAAGAAAAAACTTATAAATTTCGACTTTCATCTTTCCAGGATGATTTGAAGCACTGGCTGAAAAGCG AAAATACAGTAAAACCGGCAATATACCATAAGAGTTTGCTTACGTGGATCGACCAAGGTCTACAAGACTTAAGTATTTCTAGACCTATCGACAGAGTGCCATGGGCCATTCGTACGCCTTCCAATGAGTCTGATACAATATACGTATGGTTAGATGCTTTAGTGAATTATTTGACCTCGGTAGGATATCCGGACAGCTCGTTTAAACAGTTTTGGCCACCTATTCAC GTGGTCGGGaaagatatattaaaatttcacgGCATATATTGGCCAGCATTTCTAATGGCTGTCGGTCTTGAACCGCCAAAGAGACTTTTCTGTCACGGACATTGGACCATTGATgataagaaaatatcaaaatctaCGGGAAATGTAATTTCGCCCTTTACCGTTAGTGATGAATTCACGACGGACGGTTTCAGGTATTTTCTCTTGCGAGAAGCAGTACCGCACTCAAATGCAA ACTACAGTTCACGAAAAACTCGATTCGTACTGAACGCCGAGCTTGCCAATACTTTCGGGAATTTATTGAATCGATGTTTGAGCCGAGGTGTCAATCCACAgagaataatatctaataaagtAAACTATAAAAGTTTCTTAACGTCCGACGAAGCTATCGAGAATATAAAACTGTTGGAAGAACTTAGCGACGAAACTAAACGATTTTACGAGGAAGGTCAATACCGCAATGTGGTTGACAGTGTAATGAATATGTTGAGGGCTACAAATGCGATGTTCAGTCATCATCAGCCGTGGACGTTACGTCGATCTCCTTCCAAGATCATGGAATTCGAAGCTGTCTCGTTTCTGACCATTGAAAGCATGCGCGTCGCTAGTTTAATATTACATCCGATCATACCAAGACTGACCAACAAACTTTTAGACGTATTTCAAGTTCCGTTAGAGAAACGTACTTGGGAAAACACGAAACCGTTTCATATAACAGATTCTTTCGATGGAAGGATGACACGTGTAATAGAACCGAATCTACACTTTTTCCAGAGATTACGTACAGACCTGTAA
- the MetRS-m gene encoding methionyl-tRNA synthetase, mitochondrial isoform X3, which yields MSHRRFEKVLEDLQKNPFFDKYAEKIAKLQKTSPAEFLQRVESQEKKLQEKKVSVHQSNTCHAQSLWTFPFSKGKTQMPWAHIPKSHFSDNAAKSIYITAPIFYVNNGPHIGHLYSAVFADAMARFYFMLGHSVVLSTGTDEHGTKVERAASDKNTPTLKYCDKISKHFRDMCDLYNIRYSRFIRTTDNDHVEAVQHFWNCLNKNGYIYSGKYSGWYSVTDEAFVSESEVIEKTDDVGNIIRVTANSENRVEWTEEKTYKFRLSSFQDDLKHWLKSENTVKPAIYHKSLLTWIDQGLQDLSISRPIDRVPWAIRTPSNESDTIYVWLDALVNYLTSVGYPDSSFKQFWPPIHVVGKDILKFHGIYWPAFLMAVGLEPPKRLFCHGHWTIDDKKISKSTGNVISPFTVSDEFTTDGFRYFLLREAVPHSNANYSSRKTRFVLNAELANTFGNLLNRCLSRGVNPQRIISNKVNYKSFLTSDEAIENIKLLEELSDETKRFYEEGQYRNVVDSVMNMLRATNAMFSHHQPWTLRRSPSKIMEFEAVSFLTIESMRVASLILHPIIPRLTNKLLDVFQVPLEKRTWENTKPFHITDSFDGRMTRVIEPNLHFFQRLRTDL from the exons ATGAGCCACAGGAGATTTGAAAAAGTTTTAGAAGATCTTCAGAAGAATCCTTTTTTTGACAAGTATGCCGAAAAAATAGCAAAACTTCAGAAAACCAGTCCTGCAGAGTTTTTACAGCGAGTCGAATCTCAGGAgaagaaattacaagaaaagAAAG TTTCAGTTCATCAATCAAACACATGTCATGCCCAATCCTTATGGACATTCCCATTTTCTAAAGGAAAAACTCAAATGCCATGGGCGCACATTCCAAAAAGTCATTTTTCTGATAATGCAGCTAAAAGCATATACATTACTGCACCCATATTTTACGTTAACAATG GGCCTCACATTGGACACCTTTATAGCGCAGTTTTTGCAGATGCTATGGctagattttattttatgctaGGACACTCTGTAGTTCTCAGCACAGGTACAGATGAGCATGGTACTAAAGTTGAAAGGGCTGCATCTGACAAGAACACGCCGACATTGAAGTATTGTGATAAAATTTCAAAGCACTTCAGAGACATGTGTGATCTGTATAACATTAGATATTCACGATTCATTAGGACTACCGATAACGATCACGTGGAGGCTGTTCAACACTTTTGG AATTGTCTAAATAAAAACGGATATATTTACTCGGGAAAATATTCTGGATGGTACAGCGTAACCGATGAAGCATTCGTATCGGAATCGGAAGTAATAGAGAAAACGGATGACGTAGGAAATATTATTCGTGTAACTGCGAATTCAGAGAATCGAGTGGAATGGACAGAAGAAAAAACTTATAAATTTCGACTTTCATCTTTCCAGGATGATTTGAAGCACTGGCTGAAAAGCG AAAATACAGTAAAACCGGCAATATACCATAAGAGTTTGCTTACGTGGATCGACCAAGGTCTACAAGACTTAAGTATTTCTAGACCTATCGACAGAGTGCCATGGGCCATTCGTACGCCTTCCAATGAGTCTGATACAATATACGTATGGTTAGATGCTTTAGTGAATTATTTGACCTCGGTAGGATATCCGGACAGCTCGTTTAAACAGTTTTGGCCACCTATTCAC GTGGTCGGGaaagatatattaaaatttcacgGCATATATTGGCCAGCATTTCTAATGGCTGTCGGTCTTGAACCGCCAAAGAGACTTTTCTGTCACGGACATTGGACCATTGATgataagaaaatatcaaaatctaCGGGAAATGTAATTTCGCCCTTTACCGTTAGTGATGAATTCACGACGGACGGTTTCAGGTATTTTCTCTTGCGAGAAGCAGTACCGCACTCAAATGCAA ACTACAGTTCACGAAAAACTCGATTCGTACTGAACGCCGAGCTTGCCAATACTTTCGGGAATTTATTGAATCGATGTTTGAGCCGAGGTGTCAATCCACAgagaataatatctaataaagtAAACTATAAAAGTTTCTTAACGTCCGACGAAGCTATCGAGAATATAAAACTGTTGGAAGAACTTAGCGACGAAACTAAACGATTTTACGAGGAAGGTCAATACCGCAATGTGGTTGACAGTGTAATGAATATGTTGAGGGCTACAAATGCGATGTTCAGTCATCATCAGCCGTGGACGTTACGTCGATCTCCTTCCAAGATCATGGAATTCGAAGCTGTCTCGTTTCTGACCATTGAAAGCATGCGCGTCGCTAGTTTAATATTACATCCGATCATACCAAGACTGACCAACAAACTTTTAGACGTATTTCAAGTTCCGTTAGAGAAACGTACTTGGGAAAACACGAAACCGTTTCATATAACAGATTCTTTCGATGGAAGGATGACACGTGTAATAGAACCGAATCTACACTTTTTCCAGAGATTACGTACAGACCTGTAA